The Microbacterium sp. LWH7-1.2 genome window below encodes:
- the cysK gene encoding cysteine synthase A, which yields MPGIHSDITTAFGETPLVRLNALTEGLGAEVLAKLEFYNPGSSVKDRLGYALVEAAEEGGELAPGGTIVESTSGNTGISLALIGAARGYRVILTMPASMSKERRILLKALGAELVLTDPYKGMTEAVETAQRIVADTPGAILARQFEHEANAAIHRKTTAEEIWRDTEGRVDWFVAGSGTGGTITGVGQVLKERNPDVKIVLVEPKDSPVLTEGRAGGHRIQGIGPNFVPEVLDRSVVDEIFDVEFDDAIAVARELATREGILAGMSAGAAVWAALQIAARPEAAGQRIVVIVPDSGERYLSTALYEHLREPEAETK from the coding sequence GTGCCCGGCATCCATTCCGACATCACCACCGCCTTCGGTGAGACGCCGCTCGTCCGGCTCAACGCGCTCACCGAGGGCCTCGGCGCGGAGGTGCTCGCGAAGCTCGAGTTCTACAACCCGGGCTCGTCGGTCAAGGACCGCCTGGGCTACGCGCTCGTCGAGGCCGCCGAGGAGGGCGGAGAGCTGGCGCCGGGCGGCACGATCGTCGAGTCCACGAGCGGCAACACGGGCATCTCGCTCGCGCTGATCGGCGCCGCGCGCGGGTATCGCGTGATCCTGACGATGCCCGCCTCGATGTCGAAGGAGCGTCGCATCCTCCTGAAGGCCCTGGGCGCCGAGCTCGTGCTGACGGACCCCTACAAGGGCATGACCGAGGCGGTGGAGACCGCCCAGCGCATCGTCGCCGACACCCCCGGCGCCATCCTCGCGCGCCAGTTCGAGCACGAGGCGAACGCCGCGATCCACCGCAAGACCACCGCCGAGGAGATCTGGCGCGACACCGAGGGCCGCGTCGACTGGTTCGTCGCGGGTTCGGGCACCGGCGGCACGATCACGGGAGTCGGCCAAGTGCTGAAGGAGCGCAACCCCGACGTCAAGATCGTCCTCGTCGAGCCGAAGGACTCCCCCGTGCTCACCGAGGGCCGCGCAGGCGGCCACCGCATCCAGGGGATCGGCCCGAACTTCGTCCCCGAGGTGCTCGACCGCTCGGTCGTCGACGAGATCTTCGATGTCGAGTTCGACGACGCCATCGCGGTCGCCCGCGAGCTCGCGACCCGCGAGGGCATCCTCGCCGGGATGTCGGCCGGCGCCGCGGTGTGGGCGGCGCTCCAGATCGCGGCCCGTCCTGAGGCGGCCGGACAGCGCATCGTCGTGATCGTGCCCGACTCCGGCGAGCGCTACCTGTCGACCGCACTGTACGAGCACCTGCGCGAACCGGAGGCCGAGACCAAATGA
- a CDS encoding AAA family ATPase yields the protein MMGGMQIGRVPLVGRQADLDALRDEVDAVGAEGRAIVVSGDAGMGKTRLLRDFTESLDDAVVVRGACVDSGSGPAPLTAITDLLRDLVDGLGVDAVRDAAGPGADALGVLVPALAGDPGDADRLADVVVELFSQLARTHRLVVIIEDLHWADSTTAEIAARLVRRTAVLPLFVLLSYRTDDVGRAHPLRPVLGELDRARLLTHRPLARLSPAEVGALATAVHGDVLAAGVLHDIAARSDGIPFYVEELASFSGERLPVSLRDVLLLRYERLDDEARRFTRVLATGGVEVEHVVLRAAFDGDDVVLEAAVREAVDAQVVVIRGEAYAFRHALMQEAVYAELLPTERTRLHTAYAVALEQSPPTARVLADIAHHWRAAHVPDRALAAAVSAQRAASVASAWSTAAEAGERALELWDAVADPEAVCGMPRHEVLRRTSGALVSANRNDRALAFAREAIALWPEVDVVGRAEMFGDLATIQFQAGVSDGVDSIEQALAILGDDPRHDVQRAGMLLSSARVHMLNGRQSRGDDIAAQARDTAAAAASGGDPVAAEIVAQALLISATCRASVGDVGGVALFEEARACSGGFVRAMMRYYINYSNTLMQVGRYDDAVAVAKEGMGYGRSHVADLGPLVMIEANVIEAHIYAGRLREAEELGGLLPLVEPGLYSAFLRERLVCLAIWRGRIDGAEAALEAARFELDRFGAYEYQTRFGMAYDRGELALARGDAHEALSHAQLAWETPAGGVLALPLTAIAARAVAMLREHGEDADVEPYRAVLAGFDAWPVTPLWAAVFAAELGEGPWTAAIDAIGPAYIRAYARVRHGEALLADGDRTGAREALAAAASYAEGLGADGLAARANALMTDAGLTGDASRSLLTAREEQVLELVAEGLSNGQIAQRLYISVKTVSVHVSAILRKLEAPSRTAAAAIYRRSAA from the coding sequence ATGATGGGCGGTATGCAGATCGGCCGGGTGCCCCTTGTCGGCCGCCAGGCGGACCTCGATGCGCTGCGCGACGAGGTCGACGCCGTCGGCGCGGAAGGCCGCGCCATCGTCGTATCGGGCGATGCCGGCATGGGCAAGACGCGGCTGCTGCGCGACTTCACCGAGAGCCTCGACGACGCGGTGGTCGTTCGCGGCGCATGCGTCGACTCGGGCTCGGGCCCGGCGCCCCTGACGGCGATCACCGACCTCCTCCGTGACCTCGTCGACGGCCTCGGCGTCGACGCGGTTCGAGACGCGGCGGGCCCCGGCGCGGACGCCCTCGGGGTGCTCGTGCCCGCCCTCGCCGGCGATCCCGGCGACGCCGACCGGCTCGCCGATGTCGTCGTCGAGCTCTTCTCGCAGCTCGCACGGACGCACCGGCTCGTCGTCATCATCGAGGACCTCCACTGGGCTGACAGCACGACCGCCGAGATCGCGGCGCGGCTGGTGCGCCGGACGGCCGTGCTGCCGCTGTTCGTGCTGCTGTCGTACCGCACCGACGACGTCGGCCGGGCCCACCCGCTGCGCCCGGTGCTCGGCGAGCTCGACCGTGCCCGCCTCCTCACCCACCGGCCGCTCGCGCGCCTCAGTCCCGCCGAGGTCGGCGCGCTCGCCACCGCGGTGCACGGCGACGTGCTGGCGGCCGGCGTGCTGCACGACATCGCCGCGCGCAGCGACGGGATCCCGTTCTACGTCGAAGAGCTCGCCAGTTTCTCGGGCGAGCGGCTTCCGGTGTCGCTGCGCGACGTGCTGCTGCTGCGCTACGAACGGCTGGACGACGAGGCGCGCCGGTTCACCCGGGTGCTGGCGACCGGCGGCGTGGAGGTGGAGCACGTGGTGCTGCGGGCGGCCTTCGACGGCGACGACGTCGTGCTCGAGGCGGCGGTCCGCGAAGCGGTGGATGCGCAGGTCGTGGTGATCCGCGGTGAGGCGTATGCGTTCCGGCACGCGCTGATGCAGGAGGCCGTGTACGCCGAACTGCTGCCCACCGAGCGCACGCGCCTGCACACTGCGTACGCGGTGGCGCTCGAGCAGTCGCCGCCGACTGCACGAGTGCTCGCCGACATCGCCCATCACTGGCGGGCCGCTCACGTGCCCGACCGTGCCCTCGCCGCGGCCGTCTCGGCGCAGCGGGCGGCGAGCGTCGCGTCGGCATGGTCGACCGCGGCGGAGGCGGGGGAGCGGGCGCTCGAGCTGTGGGACGCCGTGGCCGACCCGGAGGCGGTCTGCGGGATGCCGCGTCACGAGGTGCTGCGCCGGACCTCGGGCGCCCTCGTGTCGGCGAACCGGAATGATCGCGCGCTCGCGTTCGCGAGGGAGGCGATCGCCCTCTGGCCCGAGGTCGATGTCGTCGGACGCGCCGAGATGTTCGGTGACCTGGCGACGATCCAGTTCCAGGCGGGCGTGTCGGACGGCGTCGACAGCATCGAGCAAGCGCTCGCGATCCTCGGCGACGACCCGCGCCACGACGTCCAGCGAGCAGGGATGCTGCTCAGCTCGGCGCGTGTCCATATGCTCAATGGGCGTCAGAGCCGCGGCGACGACATCGCCGCGCAGGCGCGCGACACGGCCGCGGCGGCGGCATCCGGCGGAGACCCGGTTGCGGCCGAGATCGTCGCCCAGGCGCTGCTCATCTCGGCGACCTGCCGCGCCAGCGTGGGCGATGTCGGCGGCGTCGCGCTGTTCGAGGAGGCGCGTGCGTGTTCGGGCGGCTTCGTACGCGCCATGATGCGCTACTACATCAACTACTCGAACACCCTCATGCAGGTCGGCCGGTACGACGACGCGGTGGCCGTGGCGAAGGAGGGGATGGGCTACGGGCGCTCGCACGTCGCGGATCTCGGGCCCCTCGTGATGATCGAGGCCAACGTGATCGAAGCGCACATCTACGCCGGGCGTCTTCGCGAGGCCGAGGAGCTCGGCGGGCTGCTGCCGCTGGTGGAACCGGGGCTCTACTCCGCGTTCCTCCGGGAGCGCCTGGTGTGCCTGGCGATCTGGCGCGGTCGCATCGACGGCGCCGAGGCGGCGCTGGAGGCGGCGCGCTTCGAACTCGACCGGTTCGGAGCGTACGAGTACCAGACGCGATTCGGCATGGCGTACGACCGCGGCGAGCTCGCCCTCGCGCGTGGTGACGCGCACGAAGCCCTCTCCCACGCGCAGCTGGCGTGGGAGACCCCCGCCGGCGGCGTGCTCGCGCTGCCGCTGACCGCGATCGCGGCCCGGGCCGTCGCGATGCTGCGCGAACACGGCGAGGACGCCGACGTCGAGCCCTACCGCGCCGTGCTCGCCGGGTTCGACGCCTGGCCGGTCACCCCGCTGTGGGCGGCCGTCTTCGCCGCCGAGCTCGGCGAAGGGCCGTGGACCGCTGCGATCGACGCGATCGGGCCCGCCTACATCCGCGCGTATGCACGCGTGCGGCACGGCGAGGCGCTCCTGGCCGACGGCGACCGCACCGGAGCACGCGAGGCGCTCGCAGCGGCCGCGTCGTACGCCGAGGGGCTCGGTGCGGACGGCCTCGCCGCGCGCGCGAACGCGCTGATGACGGATGCCGGACTCACCGGCGACGCGTCACGCTCACTGCTCACCGCGCGCGAGGAGCAGGTGCTCGAGCTGGTCGCCGAGGGGCTCAGCAACGGCCAGATCGCGCAACGGCTCTACATCAGCGTCAAGACCGTGTCGGTGCACGTGTCGGCGATCCTGCGCAAGCTCGAGGCGCCGTCGCGGACGGCCGCAGCCGCGATCTACCGCCGCAGCGCGGCGTGA
- the epsC gene encoding serine O-acetyltransferase EpsC, translating to MTDERIGFFARAREDVAAAKLRDPAARGGLEIAVLYPGLHAIWGHRVWHALWTRNFRFVARAGSQITRWLTGIEIHPGATIGRRFFIDHGMGVVVGETAEVGDDVMLYHGVTLGGRQREGGKRHPTIEDGVAVGAGAKILGPITIGAGSVVGANAVVTKDAPADSVLVGVPAKPRARRVGDDTRALLTTPEYHI from the coding sequence ATGACCGACGAACGCATCGGATTCTTCGCGAGGGCCCGCGAAGACGTCGCCGCGGCGAAGCTGCGCGACCCCGCCGCCCGCGGCGGCCTCGAGATCGCTGTGCTGTACCCCGGCCTGCACGCCATCTGGGGGCACCGCGTCTGGCACGCGCTGTGGACGCGGAACTTCCGCTTCGTCGCACGCGCCGGGTCGCAGATCACCCGGTGGCTCACCGGCATCGAGATCCACCCTGGGGCGACCATCGGGCGCCGCTTCTTCATCGACCACGGCATGGGCGTCGTGGTCGGCGAGACCGCCGAGGTCGGCGACGACGTGATGCTCTACCACGGCGTCACGCTGGGCGGCCGCCAGCGCGAGGGCGGCAAGCGCCACCCGACGATCGAGGACGGCGTCGCGGTCGGCGCCGGTGCCAAGATCCTCGGGCCCATCACGATCGGGGCGGGATCCGTCGTCGGCGCGAATGCGGTCGTCACGAAGGACGCCCCCGCCGACAGCGTCCTCGTCGGCGTGCCCGCCAAGCCGCGCGCCCGCCGCGTCGGGGACGACACCCGCGCGCTGCTGACAACACCCGAGTACCACATCTGA
- the cysK gene encoding cysteine synthase A has product MTGIHPDITSAFGNTPLVRLNRVTNGAGGNVLAKLEFYNPASSVKDRLGIAIVDAAEASGELKPGGTIVEATSGNTGIALAMVGAARGYRVLLAMPSSMSIERRLLLKAYGAELVLTDPAGGMKGAIAKAEELVADIPGAILARQFENQANVEIHRKTTAEEIIRDTDGQIDYFVAGIGTGGTITGVGQVLKERVPGAKVVAVEPADSPLLTKGTPGPHKIQGIGPNFVPAILDQGVIDEVIDVEFPDAISTARAVGTQDGILVGISSGAAIWAALQVAARPEAAGKNIVVIVPSFGERYLSTALYEDLRED; this is encoded by the coding sequence ATGACCGGCATTCATCCCGACATCACGTCCGCATTCGGCAACACGCCGCTGGTGCGCCTGAACCGCGTCACCAACGGCGCCGGCGGGAACGTCCTGGCGAAGCTGGAGTTCTACAACCCCGCCTCGAGCGTCAAGGACCGCCTGGGCATCGCCATCGTCGACGCCGCCGAGGCATCCGGCGAGCTGAAGCCCGGCGGCACGATCGTCGAGGCCACCAGCGGCAACACCGGCATCGCGCTGGCGATGGTCGGTGCGGCGCGCGGCTACCGCGTCCTGCTCGCGATGCCGTCCTCGATGTCGATCGAACGTCGCCTGCTGCTGAAGGCCTACGGAGCAGAACTCGTGCTCACCGACCCCGCCGGCGGCATGAAGGGCGCGATCGCCAAGGCGGAGGAGCTCGTCGCCGACATCCCCGGCGCGATCCTGGCCCGCCAGTTCGAGAACCAGGCGAACGTCGAGATCCACCGCAAGACCACCGCGGAGGAGATCATCCGCGACACCGACGGTCAGATCGACTACTTCGTCGCCGGCATCGGCACGGGCGGCACCATCACCGGCGTCGGCCAGGTGCTCAAGGAGCGCGTGCCCGGAGCTAAGGTCGTGGCCGTCGAGCCCGCCGACTCGCCGCTGCTGACGAAGGGCACGCCCGGACCGCACAAGATCCAGGGCATCGGCCCGAACTTCGTGCCGGCGATCCTCGACCAGGGGGTCATCGACGAGGTCATCGACGTCGAGTTCCCCGACGCGATCTCGACCGCGCGCGCCGTCGGCACGCAGGACGGCATCCTCGTCGGCATCTCGTCGGGCGCCGCCATCTGGGCGGCACTGCAGGTGGCCGCGCGTCCCGAGGCCGCGGGCAAGAACATCGTCGTCATCGTCCCCTCGTTCGGCGAGCGCTACCTGTCGACCGCGCTGTACGAGGATCTGCGCGAAGATTGA